A region of Curvibacter sp. AEP1-3 DNA encodes the following proteins:
- the gluQRS gene encoding tRNA glutamyl-Q(34) synthetase GluQRS translates to MNVTYRGRFAPSPTGPLHAGSLLAALASWLDARAHGGQWLVRIEDVDTPRCVPGADQFILQQLATCGLLPDETPVWQSARFALYRDALDQLIAKDMAYPCACSRKDIALAREAQGESKSRHGELVYPGTCRAGLHGRTGRAWRFRTDLAEIMQKQVLAPEEYARAATEIIATPSPNWEWTDRRLGLQSQRLSGEVGDFVLLRADGLWAYQLAVVVDDAAQGITHIVRGADLADNTVRQLALQAALGLPPVQYLHTPLELGTNGEKLSKQNGAAALDLSDPLAALNRAASALGMQPQAGDISAALFHWTGEWRLRFP, encoded by the coding sequence TTGAATGTGACTTACAGAGGGCGCTTTGCCCCCTCCCCCACGGGCCCGCTGCATGCGGGCTCTTTGCTTGCTGCACTGGCCAGCTGGCTGGATGCCCGCGCCCATGGCGGGCAATGGTTGGTGCGCATCGAAGACGTGGACACGCCCCGCTGCGTGCCCGGTGCGGACCAATTCATCCTGCAGCAACTGGCCACTTGCGGACTGTTGCCCGATGAGACGCCCGTGTGGCAGAGCGCGCGTTTCGCTCTGTACCGCGACGCCCTGGACCAGTTGATTGCCAAGGACATGGCATACCCCTGTGCATGCTCGCGCAAAGACATTGCGCTGGCGCGGGAAGCCCAGGGGGAAAGCAAGTCACGCCATGGCGAATTGGTCTACCCCGGCACCTGCCGCGCGGGGCTGCACGGTCGCACCGGCCGTGCATGGCGATTCCGCACCGACCTGGCAGAAATCATGCAAAAACAGGTGCTAGCGCCCGAGGAATATGCGCGAGCAGCTACGGAAATAATAGCAACTCCAAGCCCGAACTGGGAATGGACGGACCGGCGACTCGGTCTCCAATCACAGAGGTTGTCGGGCGAAGTGGGTGACTTTGTGCTGCTGCGGGCAGATGGCCTCTGGGCCTACCAGCTGGCGGTGGTGGTAGACGATGCGGCACAAGGCATCACCCACATCGTGCGGGGGGCCGACCTGGCCGACAACACGGTGCGCCAGTTGGCGCTTCAGGCGGCGCTGGGGCTTCCACCCGTGCAGTACTTGCACACGCCTTTGGAGCTGGGCACCAATGGCGAAAAACTGAGCAAGCAAAACGGCGCTGCCGCACTGGACCTCTCAGACCCGCTGGCTGCGCTCAATCGCGCTGCCAGCGCTTTGGGGATGCAACCCCAGGCCGGTGATATCAGCGCAGCCCTGTTTCACTGGACGGGCGAGTGGCGCCTGCGCTTTCCCTGA
- a CDS encoding flavodoxin family protein gives MAKVAVVFHSGYGHTQRVAQFVAEGASAELITIDANGDITDAQWATLDAADAVIFGSPTYMGMASWQFKKFADASSKRWFTTAWKDKVAGGFTISASPSGDKLSTIQYFITLSQQHGMIWVGQPAMNDGTINRIGSNSGVMAQVGPTSPAEDIPQGDLDTAKAYGARVASIAAKLKA, from the coding sequence ATGGCAAAAGTAGCAGTCGTGTTCCATTCCGGTTACGGTCACACCCAGCGCGTTGCGCAATTCGTGGCAGAAGGCGCCAGCGCCGAGCTGATCACCATCGACGCCAATGGCGACATCACCGATGCCCAGTGGGCCACTCTGGATGCGGCAGACGCCGTGATCTTCGGTTCCCCCACTTACATGGGTATGGCTTCTTGGCAGTTCAAGAAGTTTGCCGATGCATCCAGCAAGCGTTGGTTCACCACTGCCTGGAAAGACAAAGTGGCTGGCGGCTTCACCATTTCCGCAAGCCCCAGCGGTGACAAGCTGTCCACCATCCAGTACTTCATCACCCTGTCTCAGCAGCACGGCATGATCTGGGTCGGCCAGCCTGCCATGAACGACGGCACCATCAACCGCATCGGTTCCAACTCCGGCGTGATGGCCCAAGTCGGTCCTACCAGCCCTGCCGAAGACATCCCCCAAGGCGATCTGGACACCGCCAAAGCTTACGGCGCACGCGTGGCATCCATTGCCGCCAAGCTGAAGGCCTAA
- the trmB gene encoding tRNA (guanosine(46)-N7)-methyltransferase TrmB translates to MTNPHSASPDTPDAASQPEEVAKPFMRTIKSFVKRAGRMGSGQERAMAELGPQFLVPYQPSAINFEAVFAGAAGAEAPNDAKRPVVLEIGFGMGEATAQIALTLPDTNFLCCEVHEPGVGALLKRIGEHNIPNIRICNHDAVEVIDHMLPLASLDGVHIFFPDPWHKTKHNKRRLIQSPLVAKLAARLKPGGYLHAATDWQPYAEQILEVLSAEPKLKNRALPEHPELVGYSPKPHYRPLTKFENRGIKLGHGVWDVVFERV, encoded by the coding sequence ATGACGAACCCCCATTCCGCTTCTCCCGACACCCCCGATGCAGCCTCCCAGCCTGAGGAAGTGGCCAAGCCCTTCATGCGGACTATCAAGAGTTTTGTGAAGCGCGCCGGGCGCATGGGCAGTGGGCAGGAACGCGCCATGGCCGAGTTGGGTCCCCAGTTTCTGGTGCCCTACCAGCCATCTGCTATCAATTTCGAAGCGGTCTTCGCAGGCGCGGCGGGCGCCGAAGCTCCGAACGATGCCAAACGCCCGGTGGTGCTGGAAATCGGCTTCGGCATGGGCGAGGCCACAGCACAGATCGCCCTGACCCTGCCGGACACCAACTTTTTGTGCTGTGAGGTGCATGAGCCCGGCGTGGGCGCCTTGCTCAAGCGCATCGGCGAGCACAACATCCCCAACATCCGTATCTGCAACCACGATGCGGTGGAAGTCATTGACCACATGCTTCCGTTGGCCAGCCTGGACGGCGTGCACATCTTCTTCCCCGACCCCTGGCACAAGACCAAGCACAACAAGCGACGTCTGATCCAGTCGCCTTTGGTTGCCAAGTTGGCAGCCCGCCTCAAGCCAGGGGGCTACCTGCATGCCGCCACCGACTGGCAGCCTTATGCGGAGCAGATCCTGGAAGTGCTCAGCGCGGAACCCAAACTCAAAAACCGCGCGCTGCCGGAGCACCCCGAACTGGTGGGCTACTCCCCCAAACCGCACTATCGTCCACTCACCAAGTTTGAGAACCGCGGTATCAAACTGGGCCACGGCGTGTGGGACGTGGTATTCGAGCGCGTTTGA
- a CDS encoding methyl-accepting chemotaxis protein, giving the protein MLKSLRWVMAILGAIGVAAALSVAAQGYHYIGKLDASANKVYVAKDVVADILPPPLYLIEMRLVLSMMLDGSLTGAEGKKRFEELAGEYAQRVEYWTKNPPFGLESKLLGAQHTAANAFVAAARSQIVEPVVAGQLESARAQLGAVHARYLEHRAGVDATVEVSNTFAAGSIKEFEKTYEVSVAAMLITACVAAAIALLVYRLALASIQKPVHASTRAAKLIADGDLATRTTMDEGRSDSLGTLQAALQTMRAGLNQTVTSVRTVADSVSDASSEIAQGNQDLSARTENQASAIQQTAASIEQLTAVVNKNAESAAQADFLAKQAAEVAQRGGTAVAQVVETMRGINDSSHQIAGIVSVIEGIAFQTNILALNAAVEAARAGEQGRGFAVVASEVRSLAGRSAEAAKEIKSLINASVERVAQGSTLAEDAGLTMVDMQQATQRVSNILIEISAASREQSNGISQVSDAVIQMDQATQQNAALVEEIANTATGLKKQAAELVRQMAQFTVEDEKRGTLLLA; this is encoded by the coding sequence ATGCTCAAGTCTTTACGCTGGGTCATGGCCATTCTGGGTGCGATTGGGGTAGCGGCGGCGCTTTCAGTGGCAGCGCAGGGATATCACTACATCGGCAAGTTGGATGCTTCGGCCAACAAGGTTTACGTGGCCAAAGATGTAGTGGCAGACATCTTGCCGCCCCCCTTGTATCTGATCGAGATGCGCTTGGTCCTGTCCATGATGTTGGATGGCAGCCTTACGGGCGCGGAGGGAAAAAAGAGGTTTGAGGAGCTTGCCGGTGAATATGCGCAGCGCGTGGAGTACTGGACCAAGAATCCGCCTTTCGGCTTGGAGTCCAAACTCCTGGGTGCCCAGCACACCGCTGCCAATGCTTTTGTGGCGGCTGCCCGCTCGCAGATTGTGGAGCCGGTGGTGGCCGGTCAGCTTGAAAGCGCTCGCGCACAACTGGGCGCTGTGCACGCGAGATATCTGGAGCACCGCGCCGGAGTCGATGCCACTGTGGAGGTCAGCAACACCTTTGCGGCGGGTTCCATCAAGGAATTTGAGAAGACCTATGAGGTCAGTGTTGCGGCCATGTTGATCACCGCTTGCGTAGCGGCTGCCATCGCACTCTTGGTGTACCGGCTCGCGTTGGCCAGCATCCAAAAGCCAGTGCATGCAAGCACCCGGGCGGCCAAGCTGATCGCTGATGGCGATCTCGCAACCCGCACCACCATGGATGAGGGCCGTAGCGACAGCCTCGGTACTTTGCAAGCAGCCCTGCAAACCATGCGCGCGGGCCTCAACCAGACAGTCACTTCCGTTCGCACCGTAGCCGATAGCGTGTCTGACGCGAGTTCCGAGATTGCGCAAGGCAACCAGGACCTCTCCGCCCGGACTGAGAACCAGGCCAGCGCCATTCAGCAAACGGCGGCATCCATAGAGCAACTGACCGCGGTGGTTAACAAAAATGCCGAGTCCGCTGCCCAAGCTGACTTCCTGGCCAAGCAAGCCGCAGAGGTTGCACAGCGCGGCGGTACAGCGGTTGCTCAGGTCGTAGAGACCATGCGGGGTATCAATGATTCCTCGCACCAGATTGCCGGCATTGTGAGTGTGATTGAAGGCATTGCCTTTCAGACCAATATCCTTGCCTTGAACGCAGCGGTGGAAGCCGCCCGCGCCGGCGAACAAGGGCGCGGGTTTGCCGTGGTGGCCTCAGAGGTGCGTTCGCTGGCAGGGCGCAGCGCGGAGGCCGCCAAAGAAATCAAGTCTCTCATCAACGCCAGTGTGGAGCGGGTGGCCCAAGGCTCGACCCTGGCCGAAGACGCCGGATTGACCATGGTCGACATGCAGCAAGCCACCCAGCGCGTCAGCAACATCCTGATTGAGATCAGCGCAGCCAGCCGGGAACAGTCCAACGGCATCTCGCAGGTCAGTGACGCGGTCATCCAGATGGACCAGGCTACTCAGCAAAACGCAGCCTTGGTCGAAGAAATAGCCAACACCGCCACCGGCCTCAAGAAGCAAGCGGCCGAGCTGGTGCGTCAGATGGCGCAGTTCACCGTGGAAGACGAAAAGCGCGGAACTTTGCTGTTGGCGTGA
- a CDS encoding DUF2145 domain-containing protein, translated as MQRCLAAGLLVVSFAGQVQAGRACNEPQDLKPETVEKSMTLAWKTLQALDASGAKVVVMARAGQDLSKYGVRYSHLGFVYRQDTADGGHVWRVLHKLNLCGTAESAIYRQGLGEFFLDDLWQYEAAWVVLSPQAQSAMLRVLHDAQQSLVLHQPRYNMVAYPWAEKYQQSNQWAIETLAFAMTAGTAAPVTNRAQAQSWLQGAAYQPTTLTITPLVRLGARMTKANVAFDDHPDEKRYSDRIETVTVDSVFAWLKRANLSAGDPVVQR; from the coding sequence ATGCAGCGTTGCCTGGCTGCCGGCCTGCTGGTTGTTTCTTTTGCGGGTCAGGTACAGGCCGGCCGCGCTTGTAATGAGCCGCAGGACCTGAAGCCTGAGACCGTGGAGAAGTCCATGACCTTGGCCTGGAAGACACTACAGGCGCTGGATGCCAGCGGAGCCAAGGTGGTAGTCATGGCGCGCGCCGGACAGGACCTGAGCAAATACGGTGTGCGTTACTCGCACCTGGGGTTTGTGTACCGGCAGGACACCGCGGATGGCGGGCATGTGTGGCGGGTGCTGCACAAGCTCAATCTGTGCGGCACAGCGGAATCCGCCATCTACCGGCAGGGGCTTGGCGAGTTCTTTCTGGATGACCTCTGGCAATACGAAGCAGCCTGGGTCGTCCTCAGCCCGCAAGCCCAATCCGCGATGCTGAGAGTGCTGCACGATGCGCAGCAGTCCCTGGTGCTCCACCAGCCGCGCTACAACATGGTGGCGTATCCGTGGGCAGAAAAGTACCAGCAGAGCAACCAGTGGGCAATCGAAACACTGGCCTTTGCAATGACGGCCGGCACTGCAGCGCCGGTGACCAACCGCGCTCAGGCGCAGAGCTGGTTACAGGGCGCCGCTTACCAGCCTACGACCCTGACGATCACCCCTTTGGTGCGCCTCGGAGCGCGCATGACCAAGGCGAATGTGGCGTTTGATGACCACCCGGATGAGAAGCGCTATTCCGACCGCATAGAAACCGTGACGGTGGACTCTGTGTTTGCCTGGCTCAAGCGCGCCAATCTGTCCGCTGGCGACCCGGTGGTGCAGCGCTAG
- a CDS encoding pirin family protein, with protein sequence MLTVRKSQDRGYADHGWLKSFHSFSFAGYYDPAHMGWGNLRVINEDRIAPGTGFGTHGHRDMEIISYVMSGSLAHKDSMGNVKGIPPGDVQRMSAGTGVMHSEFNHAPNDTTHFFQIWIEPNVTGIPPSYEQKTFAAAEKQGTLKLVASPDGAEGSVVIHADAKLYSGLLDGAQAASLALDPARKGYVQVLRGSVSVNGTPLQTGDAALLSAESTLVLDAAQDAEVLVFDLEA encoded by the coding sequence ATGTTGACCGTACGCAAATCGCAGGACAGAGGCTATGCCGACCACGGCTGGCTCAAGTCTTTTCACAGCTTTTCGTTCGCCGGGTACTACGACCCCGCGCACATGGGCTGGGGCAATCTGCGCGTCATCAATGAAGACCGCATCGCTCCCGGCACCGGCTTCGGCACGCATGGCCACCGCGACATGGAGATCATCAGCTACGTCATGTCGGGCAGCCTGGCGCACAAAGACAGCATGGGCAATGTCAAAGGCATTCCACCGGGCGATGTCCAGCGCATGAGCGCAGGCACCGGGGTGATGCATAGCGAGTTCAACCACGCGCCCAACGACACGACCCATTTCTTCCAGATCTGGATCGAGCCCAATGTGACCGGCATTCCGCCAAGCTACGAACAAAAGACATTCGCTGCAGCCGAGAAGCAAGGCACCCTGAAGCTGGTGGCTTCGCCGGATGGTGCGGAAGGCAGCGTGGTGATTCACGCCGACGCCAAGCTGTACAGCGGTTTGTTGGACGGCGCCCAGGCAGCGAGCCTGGCGCTGGACCCCGCCCGCAAAGGCTATGTGCAGGTGCTGCGCGGTTCGGTATCGGTGAACGGCACGCCCCTGCAGACTGGGGATGCTGCGTTGCTCAGCGCCGAAAGCACCTTGGTGCTGGACGCGGCGCAGGATGCAGAAGTCCTGGTTTTTGATCTGGAAGCCTGA
- a CDS encoding methyl-accepting chemotaxis protein, with protein MFKSLRWVMALLGTIGVAAALAVAAQGYHFINKLDDSANKVYVAKDVVADILPPPMYLIEMRLVLSMMMDGSLNAADGKKRFDELTAEYAQRVDYWTKNPPFGLEAKLLGAQHTAAKAFIAAARSKIVEPVVAGQMDAAKGNLATVHGLYMEHRAGVDVTVTEGNAFAAATMKDFDDTHSFSTGAMLVTALVAGAIVFVVYRVVLASIQKPVRGSTQAAKLIAAGDLATHVPLDEGRTDSLGALQDALQTMRTGLNSTVSTVRGVADSVANASSEIAQGNHDLSARTESQASALQETAASMEELTAVVNQNAESAAQANILAKQAADVAQRGGAAVEQVVETMRGINESSRQIAGIVSVIEGIAFQTNILALNAAVEAARAGEQGRGFAVVASEVRSLAGRSAEAAKEIKALIGASVERVAHGSALADNAGATMADMLQATQRVSNILAEISSASQEQSSGISQVGDAVMQMDQVTQQNAALVEEIAAAASSLKMQAAELVRQMAQFTVEDERRGNLLLA; from the coding sequence ATGTTCAAGTCATTGCGCTGGGTCATGGCCCTTTTGGGCACGATTGGTGTGGCAGCGGCACTCGCTGTGGCGGCCCAGGGGTATCACTTCATCAACAAGTTGGACGACTCTGCCAACAAGGTCTACGTGGCCAAGGATGTGGTGGCCGACATCCTTCCGCCCCCCATGTACCTGATTGAGATGCGCTTGGTGCTTTCCATGATGATGGACGGGAGCCTGAACGCGGCGGATGGCAAAAAGCGTTTTGACGAACTGACCGCCGAATACGCCCAGCGCGTCGATTACTGGACAAAAAACCCGCCTTTCGGCTTGGAGGCCAAATTGCTGGGTGCCCAGCACACGGCGGCCAAAGCCTTTATTGCCGCGGCGCGCAGCAAGATTGTGGAGCCGGTGGTCGCAGGCCAGATGGATGCCGCCAAGGGTAACCTCGCCACGGTGCATGGCCTTTACATGGAGCATCGCGCCGGCGTGGATGTCACGGTGACGGAAGGCAATGCATTCGCCGCAGCCACGATGAAAGATTTTGACGACACACACAGTTTCAGTACCGGAGCCATGCTGGTTACGGCTTTGGTTGCGGGTGCGATTGTCTTTGTGGTGTACCGCGTGGTGTTGGCCAGCATCCAGAAGCCGGTGCGTGGCAGTACGCAGGCAGCCAAATTGATCGCTGCAGGAGATCTGGCAACGCATGTGCCATTGGATGAAGGCCGGACTGACAGCTTGGGCGCTTTGCAGGATGCTCTCCAGACCATGCGTACGGGCCTGAACAGCACGGTGTCTACGGTTCGCGGTGTGGCTGACAGCGTTGCGAACGCCAGCTCTGAAATTGCACAGGGCAACCACGATCTGTCTGCCCGTACAGAAAGCCAGGCGAGTGCCCTGCAGGAGACTGCGGCCTCCATGGAAGAGCTGACCGCGGTCGTCAACCAGAACGCCGAGTCTGCCGCGCAGGCCAACATTCTTGCCAAGCAAGCGGCTGATGTTGCTCAGCGTGGCGGGGCGGCCGTCGAGCAGGTGGTGGAGACCATGCGCGGCATCAATGAGTCATCCCGCCAAATTGCGGGCATCGTCAGCGTGATCGAGGGCATTGCCTTCCAGACCAACATCCTGGCGCTGAACGCGGCGGTGGAAGCGGCGAGAGCCGGTGAACAAGGCCGCGGTTTTGCCGTGGTGGCGTCTGAAGTGCGCTCGCTGGCCGGACGCAGTGCCGAAGCGGCCAAAGAGATCAAGGCTTTGATCGGGGCCAGCGTGGAGCGCGTGGCCCATGGTTCTGCCCTGGCAGACAACGCCGGCGCCACTATGGCGGACATGCTGCAAGCAACCCAGCGTGTGAGCAACATCCTGGCAGAGATCAGCTCTGCCAGCCAGGAACAGTCCAGCGGTATTTCGCAGGTGGGCGACGCTGTCATGCAAATGGACCAGGTCACCCAACAGAACGCCGCACTGGTGGAAGAAATCGCCGCCGCTGCCAGCAGCCTCAAGATGCAGGCGGCCGAACTGGTGCGTCAGATGGCACAGTTCACCGTGGAAGACGAAAGGCGCGGCAATTTGTTGCTGGCCTGA
- a CDS encoding LysR substrate-binding domain-containing protein, giving the protein MQTARDFLTPDALSMLQSIAEAGSFAAAAREMGMVPSALTYRVRQIEDALDVLLYDRSSRQAKLTAAGAELLREGARLLEEIDAVANRVKRVATGWEPQLTIAIDTVISKPVVMELCESFFSQSPPTRIRIREETLSGTLEALLTGQADLALGVGPDSARTAGVHSKPLGSMTFVYAVAPHHPLADAPEPLTDDVIQKHRAVAVADSIQRGAGQTYGLLSGQDVFTVPTMQAKLDAQLRGLGGGNLPRCMADSYITTGRLVVKKTERPQRTVPLHYAWRLSKTVNQGNALQWWLNQLESETTRAALISEHRTS; this is encoded by the coding sequence ATGCAAACCGCGCGTGACTTCCTCACCCCCGACGCACTCTCCATGTTGCAGTCGATCGCAGAGGCTGGCAGCTTCGCCGCAGCCGCCCGCGAGATGGGCATGGTGCCTAGCGCCCTGACCTACCGGGTGCGCCAGATTGAAGACGCCTTGGACGTGCTCTTGTATGACCGCAGCTCGCGCCAGGCCAAGCTCACCGCCGCCGGTGCGGAGCTGCTGCGCGAGGGCGCTCGATTGCTGGAAGAAATTGACGCCGTGGCCAACCGTGTGAAGCGTGTGGCTACCGGCTGGGAGCCGCAACTGACCATTGCCATCGACACGGTGATTTCCAAACCGGTGGTGATGGAGCTGTGCGAGAGCTTTTTCAGCCAATCGCCCCCTACCCGCATTCGGATTCGAGAAGAAACGCTATCCGGGACCCTGGAGGCGCTACTCACCGGGCAGGCCGACCTGGCCCTGGGTGTGGGCCCCGACTCTGCGCGCACTGCGGGCGTGCACAGCAAACCCCTGGGCAGCATGACTTTTGTGTATGCCGTGGCCCCCCACCACCCTCTGGCCGATGCCCCCGAGCCTTTGACCGATGACGTAATCCAGAAGCACCGCGCCGTGGCCGTGGCGGACTCCATCCAGCGCGGAGCGGGCCAGACCTACGGCCTGCTGAGTGGGCAGGACGTCTTTACCGTGCCCACCATGCAGGCCAAGCTGGACGCGCAATTGCGCGGCCTGGGCGGCGGCAACCTGCCCCGCTGCATGGCTGACAGCTACATCACCACCGGCCGCCTGGTGGTCAAAAAAACAGAAAGACCCCAGCGCACGGTACCGCTGCACTATGCCTGGCGCCTGTCCAAAACAGTGAATCAGGGCAATGCTTTGCAGTGGTGGCTCAATCAGCTGGAGAGTGAAACCACGCGGGCCGCACTGATATCGGAACACCGCACTTCATAA
- a CDS encoding NAD(P)/FAD-dependent oxidoreductase, protein MTTSRHIAIVGAGMAAITCARTLVQAGHTVTVFEKSRGPGGRMSTRESAFGTFDHGAQYFTVRDARFTQALQTTPGLCRPWSANTVRVLDSHGRVAAAALPGRDAHWVPAPGMNALLRAWAKPLLDAGQLLVNTRVTALEQDSLHKKKWQLRTSGDAGTNHVYGGFDEVILAIPHPQAQELLATTPKGAAMAKKTSKVSVAPCWTLMLAYPQAVQPGLTTLGPQWNAARSTHHRVAWLSRESSKPGRGKVERWTVQASAAWSQEHLNDTPDRIQAKLIKAFAEITGIRAEPAHAQVHRWLYAKTEAPLGESFLWDSKSGIGVCGDWCIGHRVEDAFVSGLELALKVA, encoded by the coding sequence ATGACAACATCCCGACACATCGCCATCGTGGGCGCCGGCATGGCAGCCATCACCTGTGCGCGCACATTGGTCCAGGCTGGTCATACCGTCACCGTGTTTGAAAAAAGCCGTGGCCCCGGCGGACGCATGTCGACGCGGGAAAGCGCCTTCGGCACCTTTGACCATGGCGCCCAGTACTTCACGGTGCGGGATGCGCGTTTCACCCAGGCCCTGCAAACCACGCCCGGCCTGTGCCGTCCCTGGAGTGCCAACACCGTGCGCGTGCTCGACTCGCATGGGCGGGTAGCTGCTGCCGCCCTGCCCGGCCGCGATGCGCACTGGGTGCCTGCACCCGGTATGAACGCCCTGTTGCGCGCCTGGGCCAAGCCGCTGCTGGATGCAGGCCAACTCTTGGTCAACACCCGCGTGACTGCCTTGGAGCAGGACTCCCTGCACAAAAAGAAATGGCAGTTGCGCACCTCGGGTGACGCCGGCACCAACCACGTCTACGGCGGTTTTGACGAGGTCATTCTCGCCATCCCCCACCCCCAAGCCCAAGAACTGCTGGCCACCACCCCCAAAGGCGCCGCGATGGCCAAGAAAACCTCCAAAGTCTCCGTCGCTCCCTGCTGGACTCTGATGCTGGCCTACCCCCAGGCGGTGCAGCCCGGCCTCACCACCCTGGGCCCGCAGTGGAATGCCGCCCGCAGCACCCACCATCGCGTGGCATGGCTATCCCGTGAATCCAGCAAGCCCGGCCGCGGCAAGGTCGAGCGCTGGACAGTGCAGGCCAGTGCAGCCTGGTCCCAAGAGCATTTGAACGACACCCCAGACCGCATTCAGGCCAAGCTGATCAAGGCCTTTGCCGAGATCACCGGCATCCGTGCCGAACCCGCCCACGCGCAAGTGCACCGCTGGCTCTATGCCAAAACCGAAGCGCCCTTGGGCGAGAGCTTTTTGTGGGACAGCAAGTCCGGCATCGGCGTGTGTGGTGACTGGTGCATAGGCCACCGCGTGGAAGACGCGTTTGTCTCCGGTCTGGAACTCGCACTGAAAGTTGCTTAA
- a CDS encoding sulfurtransferase: MNTVLNISSYKFIPLPDAAALREVLLARAQALQLKGTILLAEEGINLFLAGPADDVRSFVSQLQQDPRFADIAPKESWSDTQPFKKMLVKVKGEIIRMNHPTIKPADGRAPSVAPATVKRWLDQGHDDNGRPVVTLDTRNDFEVDEGTFDGAIDWRITKFTEFPDAFRAHLDELKDKTVVSFCTGGIRCEKAAILMREEGLEHVYQLEGGILKYFEETDGSHYNGGCFVFDERRALGADLQATGLQHSSEA, translated from the coding sequence GTGAACACCGTACTGAACATCTCTTCCTACAAATTTATCCCGCTTCCGGATGCTGCGGCCTTGCGCGAGGTTTTGCTGGCCCGGGCACAGGCCCTGCAGCTCAAAGGCACCATTCTTCTGGCTGAAGAAGGCATCAACCTGTTTCTCGCCGGGCCGGCAGATGATGTAAGGAGTTTTGTCAGCCAGCTCCAGCAAGACCCCCGGTTTGCGGATATCGCGCCCAAGGAAAGCTGGTCGGACACACAGCCGTTCAAGAAAATGCTGGTCAAGGTCAAAGGTGAAATCATCCGCATGAACCACCCCACCATTAAACCCGCTGATGGCCGCGCGCCCTCGGTGGCACCCGCAACCGTCAAGCGCTGGCTGGACCAGGGGCATGATGACAATGGCCGCCCGGTGGTTACCCTGGATACGCGCAATGACTTTGAAGTCGATGAAGGCACGTTTGATGGCGCCATTGATTGGCGAATTACCAAGTTCACCGAATTCCCGGACGCCTTCCGGGCGCACCTGGACGAGCTCAAAGACAAAACCGTAGTCAGCTTTTGCACCGGGGGCATCCGCTGTGAAAAAGCGGCCATCCTGATGCGCGAAGAAGGCCTGGAACACGTCTACCAGCTCGAAGGCGGCATCCTCAAATACTTTGAGGAAACCGACGGCAGCCACTACAACGGTGGCTGCTTTGTGTTCGACGAACGCCGGGCACTCGGTGCAGATCTGCAGGCGACCGGCCTGCAGCACAGCAGCGAAGCCTGA
- a CDS encoding pseudouridine synthase — MERPRPQAPAARHGVRPSCVVVTPGPWANLLDFFRQRFIAVPASTWQARFASGDILDVEGHSARPTDAAAAGKRLYYYREVPDEPAIPFQEEVIWQDEHLLVVDKPHFLPVVPSGKHVRETLLARLQLRLNLPDLSPVHRIDKDTAGLVMFSIQQAGRNAYQGLFRERRVTKTYECIAPWKPGLVWPVHRETRIGNAEHFMQQTEVPGEINAITDIAPLEVTGDWARYALRPLTGQRHQLRVHMHALGLPILFDGIYPVLTPEGANDYRRPLQLLARTLEFVDPLSGEQRRFESRRTLMPLEEVPPAC; from the coding sequence ATGGAGCGCCCCCGGCCTCAAGCCCCAGCGGCCCGCCACGGCGTACGCCCCAGCTGCGTAGTGGTGACGCCGGGGCCTTGGGCCAACCTGCTCGATTTCTTTCGCCAGCGATTTATCGCGGTGCCGGCGAGCACTTGGCAAGCACGGTTTGCGTCGGGGGACATCCTCGATGTGGAGGGCCACTCTGCACGGCCCACTGATGCGGCCGCGGCAGGAAAGCGCCTGTACTACTACCGTGAAGTGCCTGATGAACCCGCCATTCCGTTTCAGGAAGAAGTAATCTGGCAAGACGAGCACCTGCTGGTCGTGGATAAACCGCACTTTCTGCCGGTGGTGCCCAGCGGAAAACATGTCCGCGAAACGCTGCTCGCCCGCCTGCAGCTGCGCTTGAATCTGCCTGACCTCTCACCCGTCCACCGCATAGACAAAGACACAGCGGGATTGGTGATGTTTTCCATCCAGCAAGCCGGACGCAACGCCTACCAAGGCCTGTTCCGCGAACGGCGCGTGACTAAAACTTACGAATGCATAGCCCCGTGGAAGCCGGGCCTTGTCTGGCCGGTGCACCGAGAAACTCGCATTGGCAATGCAGAACACTTCATGCAACAAACCGAAGTGCCGGGCGAGATAAATGCCATCACGGACATAGCACCGCTCGAAGTAACGGGCGATTGGGCCCGCTACGCGCTACGCCCGCTGACCGGACAACGCCACCAGTTGCGGGTGCATATGCACGCGCTCGGTTTGCCCATCTTGTTTGACGGCATTTACCCGGTGCTGACTCCGGAAGGTGCCAATGACTACCGCCGCCCCCTGCAACTGCTGGCCCGCACCTTGGAGTTCGTCGATCCTCTCAGCGGAGAACAGCGCAGATTCGAGAGCCGGCGCACGCTTATGCCGCTGGAAGAAGTGCCTCCAGCGTGTTGA